One stretch of Candidatus Rokuibacteriota bacterium DNA includes these proteins:
- a CDS encoding tripartite tricarboxylate transporter substrate binding protein, producing MRKALAFVVAVILLGSLASLGLAAYPERPVKMIVPWAAGGDTDAIKRVWAEVAKKYLPQPIVIANITGASGTKGAKEAKGSPPDGYTIYSTHDYIHTTYYTAVSDVSYKDFEPICLATGTASILAASPNAPWKSMQELLEDSKKRPNEIKVGATLGSTSHFFPAMIERETKIKWKYVTYEGTAPRMTALMGGHIELAETNLTQIDKVKAGKMKLLAIATDKRHPEVPDLPTLKELGINVTWTTARGFVAPKGTPEAALAKMEDVCAKVAKDPAFAEAMKKQGTDVLFLNRKAYRDFLEKNDALIAELAKSLGYSPKK from the coding sequence ATGAGGAAAGCGCTTGCGTTCGTCGTCGCCGTGATCCTGCTCGGATCGCTGGCGTCGCTCGGCCTCGCCGCCTATCCCGAGCGCCCGGTCAAGATGATCGTCCCCTGGGCCGCCGGCGGAGACACCGACGCCATCAAGCGGGTGTGGGCGGAGGTCGCCAAGAAGTACCTGCCCCAGCCGATCGTCATCGCGAACATCACCGGCGCCTCAGGGACGAAGGGCGCCAAGGAGGCCAAGGGGTCGCCACCCGACGGCTACACGATCTACTCCACTCACGACTACATCCACACGACCTACTACACCGCGGTATCCGACGTGAGCTACAAGGACTTCGAGCCCATCTGCCTGGCGACAGGCACGGCGTCCATTCTCGCCGCCAGCCCGAACGCGCCCTGGAAGTCGATGCAGGAGCTCCTGGAGGATTCAAAGAAGCGCCCGAACGAGATCAAGGTGGGGGCAACCCTCGGCTCCACGAGCCATTTCTTCCCCGCCATGATCGAGCGGGAGACGAAGATCAAGTGGAAGTACGTGACCTACGAGGGGACGGCGCCGCGCATGACGGCCCTGATGGGCGGCCACATCGAGCTGGCCGAGACCAACCTGACCCAGATCGACAAGGTGAAGGCCGGCAAGATGAAGCTCCTGGCCATCGCCACGGACAAGCGGCATCCCGAGGTGCCTGACCTGCCGACGCTGAAGGAGCTGGGCATCAACGTCACCTGGACAACGGCCCGCGGGTTCGTTGCGCCCAAGGGGACGCCCGAGGCGGCGCTCGCCAAGATGGAGGACGTCTGCGCGAAGGTCGCGAAGGATCCTGCCTTTGCCGAAGCCATGAAGAAGCAGGGGACCGACGTGCTCTTCCTCAACCGCAAGGCCTATCGGGACTTCCTCGAG
- a CDS encoding TIGR02757 family protein, with translation MAAVTRLRAPLERLYREFNWAARIDRDAIQFPLRYTEPLDREIVGLLTACLAYGRVDLFAPWVQWVLGRMGASPSRFVLGFDPRKDTGVFDGFHYRFNRPRDLAAFCLACQRLLNRHGSLGAFFLSGYAPGDPDVGPALERFARGFLSQDLRPVFPKGRLSRGYRHLFPLPSRGGPCKRLHLFLRWMVRREPPDFGLWPEVPPAKLLIPVDTHVENMSRAIGLTRRKSRTWRMAEEITRKLRLLEPGDPVKYDFSLCHKRMSGDCRDRRDPVVCPPCGLRAVCRHWKGRR, from the coding sequence ATGGCCGCTGTGACCCGACTGAGAGCCCCGCTCGAGCGGCTCTACCGCGAGTTCAACTGGGCCGCTCGCATCGACAGGGACGCGATCCAGTTCCCCCTCCGCTACACCGAACCGCTGGATCGCGAGATCGTTGGCCTCCTGACAGCGTGCCTGGCCTATGGCCGGGTGGATCTCTTCGCGCCGTGGGTCCAATGGGTGCTGGGCCGGATGGGAGCGTCGCCGTCCCGCTTCGTCCTGGGGTTCGACCCGCGGAAGGATACCGGCGTGTTCGACGGCTTCCACTACCGCTTTAACCGGCCCCGCGACCTCGCCGCCTTCTGCCTGGCCTGCCAGCGCCTGCTCAACCGTCACGGGAGCCTCGGCGCCTTCTTCCTCTCCGGCTACGCGCCGGGAGATCCCGACGTCGGCCCGGCGCTGGAGCGCTTCGCCCGGGGCTTCCTATCCCAGGACCTGAGGCCGGTCTTCCCGAAGGGACGTCTCTCGCGCGGCTACCGGCACCTCTTCCCGTTGCCGTCCCGCGGCGGGCCGTGCAAGCGCCTCCACCTCTTTCTCCGCTGGATGGTGCGGCGCGAGCCGCCCGATTTCGGCCTCTGGCCCGAGGTGCCGCCGGCCAAGCTCCTGATCCCGGTGGACACCCACGTGGAGAACATGAGCCGGGCGATCGGTCTGACCCGGCGCAAGAGTCGCACGTGGCGGATGGCTGAGGAGATTACGCGGAAGCTCCGACTGCTGGAGCCCGGGGATCCCGTGAAGTACGACTTCTCCCTCTGCCACAAGCGGATGTCGGGGGACTGCCGCGACCGCCGCGACCCGGTCGTCTGCCCGCC